In Candidatus Nanopelagicales bacterium, the following are encoded in one genomic region:
- the moaA gene encoding GTP 3',8-cyclase MoaA yields MLANVAAKPLRDTHGRIATDLRVSLTDRCNLRCTYCMPAEGPGWLPSPHILTDEEVTRVVAIAVERLGITEVRFTGGEPLLRPGLARIVSAASKLSPQPSISLTTNGIGLAKQAVDLKRAGLDRINISLDTLDHQTFRQLSRRDRLDDVLTGIAAAAAAGIGPVKLNSVLIRDVNDHEAPKLLNYALEHGLHLRFIEQMPLDPMGVWNREAMVTAAEILASLRNHWDLQPADQARGSEPAERWLIDEGPATVGIVASVTRPFCRTCDRVRLTADGQIRSCLFGRDDADLRTALRNGASADDIEQLIRGAIERKGPGHGINNDDFEPPSRPMSAIGG; encoded by the coding sequence ATGCTGGCCAACGTGGCAGCCAAACCTCTGCGGGACACGCATGGACGGATTGCGACGGACTTGCGAGTGTCGCTAACTGACCGATGCAATCTCCGTTGCACATACTGCATGCCCGCCGAAGGGCCCGGTTGGTTGCCTTCGCCGCACATCCTGACCGACGAAGAAGTCACCAGGGTCGTGGCGATTGCAGTCGAGCGCCTGGGCATCACCGAGGTGCGCTTCACCGGCGGCGAGCCACTGCTGCGACCAGGGCTAGCGCGGATTGTCTCGGCGGCATCGAAGCTGTCGCCCCAACCCAGCATCTCGCTCACGACAAACGGGATCGGGCTAGCCAAGCAAGCAGTCGATCTCAAGCGGGCCGGACTCGACCGGATCAACATCAGCCTGGACACCCTTGATCACCAAACATTCCGCCAGTTGAGCCGGCGCGATCGCTTAGACGATGTACTCACCGGCATCGCGGCCGCTGCCGCAGCAGGGATCGGTCCAGTCAAGCTGAACAGCGTCCTCATCCGCGACGTCAACGATCACGAAGCGCCGAAGCTGCTCAACTACGCCCTCGAACACGGGCTCCACCTGCGCTTCATCGAGCAGATGCCGCTGGACCCGATGGGGGTCTGGAACCGCGAGGCCATGGTGACCGCTGCGGAGATCCTGGCCTCGCTGCGCAACCATTGGGATCTCCAGCCTGCGGATCAGGCTCGGGGTAGCGAACCCGCCGAGAGGTGGCTCATCGATGAGGGCCCAGCGACGGTGGGAATCGTCGCATCCGTCACTCGGCCGTTCTGCCGTACGTGCGACCGAGTTCGGCTGACCGCCGACGGCCAGATTCGGTCGTGTCTCTTTGGTCGCGACGATGCCGACCTGCGCACAGCCCTGCGCAACGGAGCCAGTGCCGACGACATCGAACAATTGATCCGCGGGGCGATTGAGCGGAAGGGCCCCGGGCATGGCATCAACAACGACGACTTCGAGCCCCCGAGCCGTCCGATGTCCGCGATCGGTGGATAG